One genomic region from Leguminivora glycinivorella isolate SPB_JAAS2020 chromosome 8, LegGlyc_1.1, whole genome shotgun sequence encodes:
- the LOC125229234 gene encoding uncharacterized protein LOC125229234 isoform X5, with protein sequence MPGGGGAPPGTPSAKLKEKQKKVVVALYPFKAIESGDLSLEKGAEYEVIDDSQEHWWKVKDENGAVGFIPSNYVKEKETLGLQKYEWYVGEMSRQRAESLLKQEDKEGCFVVRNSSTKGMYTLSLYTKVNHAQTKHYHIKQNSRGDFYLSDKHCCASIPELINYHKHNSGGLCSRLKATPCDRPAPPTAGLSHDKWEIDPSELVLLEELGAGQFGVVRRGKWRGRIDTAVKMMKEGTMSEDDFIEEAKVMTKLQHQNLVQLYGVCSKRRPIYIVTEYMRHGSLFNYLRRTAPDLLPAAVLLDMCIQVPVPDTCSTTCCRRRAAGHVHTGTSARHLLHHLLPPPCCWTCAYRYQCPTPAPPPAAAAVLLDMCIQVPVPDTCSTTCCRRRAAGHVHTGTSARHLLHHLLPPPCCWTCAYRYQCPTPAPPPAAAAVLLDMCIQVPVPDTCSTTCCRRRAAGHVHTGTSARHLLHHLLPPPCCWTCAYRYQCPTPAPPPAAAAVLLDMCIQVPVPDTCSTTCCRRRAAGHVHTGTSARHLLHHLLPPPCCWTCAYRYQCPTPAPPPAAAAVLLDMCIQVPVPDTCSTTCCRRRAAGHVHTGTSARHLLHHLLPPPCCWTCAYRYQCPTPAPPPAAAAVLLDMCIQVPVPDTCSTTCCRRRAAGHVHTGTSARHLLHHLLPPPCCWTCAYRYQCPTPAPPPAAAAVLLDMCIQVPVPDTCSTTCCRRRAAGHVHTGTSARHLLHHLLPPPCCWTCAYRYQCPTPAPPPAAAAVLLDMCIQVPVPDTCSTTCCRRRAAGHVHTGTSARHLLHHLLPPPCCWTCAYRYQCPTPAPPPAAAAVLLDMCIQVCKGMAYLERHNYIHRDLAARNCLVGDENVVKVADFGLARYVLDDQYTSSGGTKFPIKWAPPEVLNYTRFSSKSDVWAFGVLMWEVFTCGQVPYGRMKNTQVVEMVQRGHLLEKPDGCSPVIYNVMRACWRGVPDERPSFRALNAELAGVAQAVLAD encoded by the exons ATGCCCGGGGGAGGCGGCGCGCCTCCCGGCACGCCCTCAGCCAAGCTTAAA gaaaaacaaaaaaaagttgtGGTTGCCCTATACCCGTTCAAGGCAATCGAAAGCGGGGACCTCTCCTTAGAAAag GGAGCGGAGTACGAAGTGATCGATGACTCGCAAGAACATTGGTGGAAAGTGAAAGACGAGAATGG GGCCGTTGGATTCATCCCTAGCAATTACGtgaaagaaaaagaaacattAGGACTACAGAAATACGA GTGGTACGTGGGCGAGATGTCGCGGCAGCGCGCCGAGTCGCTGCTGAAGCAGGAGGACAAGGAGGGCTGCTTCGTCGTGCGCAACTCCTCCACCAAG GGCATGTACACGCTGTCGCTCTACACCAAAGT AAACCACGCGCAAACGAAGCACTACCACATAAAGCAGAACAGCCGCGGCGACTTCTACCTCTCGGACAAGCACTGCTGCGCGTCCATCCCCGAGCTCATCAACTACCACAAGCACAACAGCGGCGGGCTCTGCTCCCGGCTCAAGGCCACGCCCTGCGACCGGCCCGCGCCGCCCACCGCCGGGCTCAGCCACG ACAAGTGGGAGATCGACCCCTCGGAGCTGGTGCTGCTGGAGGAGCTGGGCGCCGGGCAGTTCGGCGTGGTGCGGCGCGGCAAGTGGCGCGGCCGCATCGACACCGCCGTCAAGATGATGAAGGAGGGCACCATGTCCGAGGACGACTTCATCGAGGAGGCCAAGGTCATGAC TAAACTGCAGCATCAGAACCTGGTGCAGCTGTACGGCGTGTGCTCGAAGCGGCGGCCCATCTACATCGTGACCGAGTACATGCGCCACGGCTCCCTGTTCAACTACCTGCGCCGCACCGCGCCCGACCTGCTGCCCGCCGCCGTGCTGCTGGACATGTGCATACAGGTACCAGTGCCCGACACCTGCTCCACCACCTGCTGCCGCCGCCGTGCTGCTGGACATGTGCATACAGGTACCAGTGCCCGACACCTGCTCCACCACCTGCTGCCGCCGCCGTGCTGCTGGACATGTGCATACAGGTACCAGTGCCCGACACCTGCTCCACCACCTGCTGCCGCCGCCGTGCTGCTGGACATGTGCATACAGGTACCAGTGCCCGACACCTGCTCCACCACCTGCTGCCGCCGCCGTGCTGCTGGACATGTGCATACAGGTACCAGTGCCCGACACCTGCTCCACCACCTGCTGCCGCCGCCGTGCTGCTGGACATGTGCATACAGGTACCAGTGCCCGACACCTGCTCCACCACCTGCTGCCGCCGCCGTGCTGCTGGACATGTGCATACAGGTACCAGTGCCCGACACCTGCTCCACCACCTGCTGCCGCCGCCGTGCTGCTGGACATGTGCATACAGGTACCAGTGCCCGACACCTGCTCCACCACCTGCTGCCGCCGCCGTGCTGCTGGACATGTGCATACAGGTACCAGTGCCCGACACCTGCTCCACCACCTGCTGCCGCCGCCGTGCTGCTGGACATGTGCATACAGGTACCAGTGCCCGACACCTGCTCCACCACCTGCTGCCGCCGCCGTGCTGCTGGACATGTGCATACAGGTACCAGTGCCCGACACCTGCTCCACCACCTGCTGCCGCCGCCGTGCTGCTGGACATGTGCATACAGGTACCAGTGCCCGACACCTGCTCCACCACCTGCTGCCGCCGCCGTGCTGCTGGACATGTGCATACAGGTACCAGTGCCCGACACCTGCTCCACCACCTGCTGCCGCCGCCGTGCTGCTGGACATGTGCATACAGGTACCAGTGCCCGACACCTGCTCCACCACCTGCTGCCGCCGCCGTGCTGCTGGACATGTGCATACAGGTACCAGTGCCCGACACCTGCTCCACCACCTGCTGCCGCCGCCGTGCTGCTGGACATGTGCATACAGGTACCAGTGCCCGACACCTGCTCCACCACCTGCTGCCGCCGCCGTGCTGCTGGACATGTGCATACAGGTACCAGTGCCCGACACCTGCTCCACCACCTGCTGCCGCCGCCGTGCTGCTGGACATGTGCATACAGGTACCAGTGCCCGACACCTGCTCCACCACCTGCTGCCGCCGCCGTGCTGCTGGACATGTGCATACAGGTACCAGTGCCCGACACCTGCTCCACCACCTGCTGCCGCCGCCGTGCTGCTGGACATGTGCATACAGGTACCAGTGCCCGACACCTGCTCCACCACCTGCTGCCGCCGCCGTGCTGCTGGACATGTGCATACAGGTACCAGTGCCCGACACCTGCTCCACCACCTGCTGCCGCCGCCGTGCTGCTGGACATGTGCATACAGGTACCAGTGCCCGACACCTGCTCCACCACCTGCTGCCGCCGCCGTGCTGCTGGACATGTGCATACAGGTACCAGTGCCCGACACCTGCTCCACCACCTGCTGCCGCCGCCGTGCTGCTGGACATGTGCATACAGGTACCAGTGCCCGACACCTGCTCCACCACCTGCTGCCGCCGCCGTGCTGCTGGACATGTGCATACAG GTGTGCAAAGGCATGGCGTACCTGGAGAGGCACAACTACATCCACCGGGACCTGGCCGCGAGGAACTGCCTCGTGGGAGACGAGAACGTCGTCAAG GTGGCGGACTTCGGGCTGGCGCGGTACGTGCTGGACGACCAGTACACGAGCTCGGGCGGCACCAAGTTCCCCATCAAGTGGGCGCCGCCCGAGGTGCTCAACTACACGCGCTTCTCCTCCAAATCAGACGTGTGGGCTTTCG GCGTTCTGATGTGGGAGGTGTTCACGTGCGGCCAGGTGCCGTACGGGCGCATGAAGAACACGCAGGTGGTGGAGATGGTGCAGCGGGGACACCTGCTGGAGAAGCCCGACGGCTGCTCGCCCGTCATCTACAAC GTGATGCGGGCGTGCTGGCGGGGCGTGCCGGACGAGCGGCCGTCGTTCCGTGCGCTGAACGCGGAGCTGGCCGGCGTGGCGCAGGCCGTGCTGGCCGACTGA
- the LOC125229234 gene encoding uncharacterized protein LOC125229234 isoform X7: MMKEGTMSEDDFIEEAKVMTKLQHQNLVQLYGVCSKRRPIYIVTEYMRHGSLFNYLRRTAPDLLPAAVLLDMCIQVPVPDTCSTTCCRRRAAGHVHTGTSARHLLHHLLPPPCCWTCAYRYQCPTPAPPPAAAAVLLDMCIQVPVPDTCSTTCCRRRAAGHVHTGTSARHLLHHLLPPPCCWTCAYRYQCPTPAPPPAAAAVLLDMCIQVPVPDTCSTTCCRRRAAGHVHTGTSARHLLHHLLPPPCCWTCAYRYQCPTPAPPPAAAAVLLDMCIQVPVPDTCSTTCCRRRAAGHVHTGTSARHLLHHLLPPPCCWTCAYRYQCPTPAPPPAAAAVLLDMCIQVPVPDTCSTTCCRRRAAGHVHTGTSARHLLHHLLPPPCCWTCAYRYQCPTPAPPPAAAAVLLDMCIQVPVPDTCSTTCCRRRAAGHVHTGTSARHLLHHLLPPPCCWTCAYRYQCPTPAPPPAAAAVLLDMCIQVPVPDTCSTTCCRRRAAGHVHTGTSARHLLHHLLPPPCCWTCAYRYQCPTPAPPPAAAAVLLDMCIQVPVPDTCSTTCCRRRAAGHVHTGTSARHLLHHLLPPPCCWTCAYRYQCPTPAPPPAAAAVLLDMCIQVCKGMAYLERHNYIHRDLAARNCLVGDENVVKVADFGLARYVLDDQYTSSGGTKFPIKWAPPEVLNYTRFSSKSDVWAFGVLMWEVFTCGQVPYGRMKNTQVVEMVQRGHLLEKPDGCSPVIYNVMRACWRGVPDERPSFRALNAELAGVAQAVLAD; the protein is encoded by the exons ATGATGAAGGAGGGCACCATGTCCGAGGACGACTTCATCGAGGAGGCCAAGGTCATGAC TAAACTGCAGCATCAGAACCTGGTGCAGCTGTACGGCGTGTGCTCGAAGCGGCGGCCCATCTACATCGTGACCGAGTACATGCGCCACGGCTCCCTGTTCAACTACCTGCGCCGCACCGCGCCCGACCTGCTGCCCGCCGCCGTGCTGCTGGACATGTGCATACAGGTACCAGTGCCCGACACCTGCTCCACCACCTGCTGCCGCCGCCGTGCTGCTGGACATGTGCATACAGGTACCAGTGCCCGACACCTGCTCCACCACCTGCTGCCGCCGCCGTGCTGCTGGACATGTGCATACAGGTACCAGTGCCCGACACCTGCTCCACCACCTGCTGCCGCCGCCGTGCTGCTGGACATGTGCATACAGGTACCAGTGCCCGACACCTGCTCCACCACCTGCTGCCGCCGCCGTGCTGCTGGACATGTGCATACAGGTACCAGTGCCCGACACCTGCTCCACCACCTGCTGCCGCCGCCGTGCTGCTGGACATGTGCATACAGGTACCAGTGCCCGACACCTGCTCCACCACCTGCTGCCGCCGCCGTGCTGCTGGACATGTGCATACAGGTACCAGTGCCCGACACCTGCTCCACCACCTGCTGCCGCCGCCGTGCTGCTGGACATGTGCATACAGGTACCAGTGCCCGACACCTGCTCCACCACCTGCTGCCGCCGCCGTGCTGCTGGACATGTGCATACAGGTACCAGTGCCCGACACCTGCTCCACCACCTGCTGCCGCCGCCGTGCTGCTGGACATGTGCATACAGGTACCAGTGCCCGACACCTGCTCCACCACCTGCTGCCGCCGCCGTGCTGCTGGACATGTGCATACAGGTACCAGTGCCCGACACCTGCTCCACCACCTGCTGCCGCCGCCGTGCTGCTGGACATGTGCATACAGGTACCAGTGCCCGACACCTGCTCCACCACCTGCTGCCGCCGCCGTGCTGCTGGACATGTGCATACAGGTACCAGTGCCCGACACCTGCTCCACCACCTGCTGCCGCCGCCGTGCTGCTGGACATGTGCATACAGGTACCAGTGCCCGACACCTGCTCCACCACCTGCTGCCGCCGCCGTGCTGCTGGACATGTGCATACAGGTACCAGTGCCCGACACCTGCTCCACCACCTGCTGCCGCCGCCGTGCTGCTGGACATGTGCATACAGGTACCAGTGCCCGACACCTGCTCCACCACCTGCTGCCGCCGCCGTGCTGCTGGACATGTGCATACAGGTACCAGTGCCCGACACCTGCTCCACCACCTGCTGCCGCCGCCGTGCTGCTGGACATGTGCATACAGGTACCAGTGCCCGACACCTGCTCCACCACCTGCTGCCGCCGCCGTGCTGCTGGACATGTGCATACAGGTACCAGTGCCCGACACCTGCTCCACCACCTGCTGCCGCCGCCGTGCTGCTGGACATGTGCATACAGGTACCAGTGCCCGACACCTGCTCCACCACCTGCTGCCGCCGCCGTGCTGCTGGACATGTGCATACAGGTACCAGTGCCCGACACCTGCTCCACCACCTGCTGCCGCCGCCGTGCTGCTGGACATGTGCATACAGGTACCAGTGCCCGACACCTGCTCCACCACCTGCTGCCGCCGCCGTGCTGCTGGACATGTGCATACAGGTACCAGTGCCCGACACCTGCTCCACCACCTGCTGCCGCCGCCGTGCTGCTGGACATGTGCATACAGGTACCAGTGCCCGACACCTGCTCCACCACCTGCTGCCGCCGCCGTGCTGCTGGACATGTGCATACAG GTGTGCAAAGGCATGGCGTACCTGGAGAGGCACAACTACATCCACCGGGACCTGGCCGCGAGGAACTGCCTCGTGGGAGACGAGAACGTCGTCAAG GTGGCGGACTTCGGGCTGGCGCGGTACGTGCTGGACGACCAGTACACGAGCTCGGGCGGCACCAAGTTCCCCATCAAGTGGGCGCCGCCCGAGGTGCTCAACTACACGCGCTTCTCCTCCAAATCAGACGTGTGGGCTTTCG GCGTTCTGATGTGGGAGGTGTTCACGTGCGGCCAGGTGCCGTACGGGCGCATGAAGAACACGCAGGTGGTGGAGATGGTGCAGCGGGGACACCTGCTGGAGAAGCCCGACGGCTGCTCGCCCGTCATCTACAAC GTGATGCGGGCGTGCTGGCGGGGCGTGCCGGACGAGCGGCCGTCGTTCCGTGCGCTGAACGCGGAGCTGGCCGGCGTGGCGCAGGCCGTGCTGGCCGACTGA